Proteins encoded together in one Microbacterium oxydans window:
- the ruvA gene encoding Holliday junction branch migration protein RuvA codes for MISSLHGVVLHTTSDQVVIDVGGVGFSVAVPADVAHTATVGEKLLLHTSLIVREDALSLFGFADRGELEIFGLLISVTGVGPKSALGVLSHLTADQIAEAVTAEDDVPFRRVSGIGPKTAKLIVVQLAGKVHALASPSKPASGGATDVVTQVAAALIGLGWSEKVATEAATQTATDATDAERGSVAALLRRTLALLGPAQGGQARV; via the coding sequence ATGATCTCCTCTCTGCACGGCGTCGTCCTGCACACGACGTCCGATCAGGTCGTCATCGACGTGGGCGGGGTCGGGTTCTCCGTCGCCGTTCCCGCCGACGTGGCGCACACCGCCACGGTGGGGGAGAAGCTCCTCCTGCACACGAGCCTCATCGTCCGCGAGGACGCGCTGTCGCTGTTCGGATTCGCCGATCGCGGTGAACTGGAGATCTTCGGCCTGCTCATCAGCGTCACCGGGGTGGGACCGAAGTCCGCTCTCGGCGTGCTGTCGCATCTCACGGCCGACCAGATCGCCGAGGCCGTCACCGCCGAGGACGACGTGCCGTTCCGACGGGTGTCCGGCATCGGCCCCAAGACGGCCAAGCTCATCGTGGTGCAGCTGGCCGGCAAGGTGCACGCCCTCGCGAGCCCGTCGAAGCCGGCATCCGGGGGAGCGACCGACGTCGTGACGCAGGTCGCGGCGGCGCTGATCGGTCTCGGCTGGTCGGAGAAGGTCGCCACCGAGGCCGCGACGCAGACGGCCACGGATGCCACCGATGCGGAGCGCGGCTCGGTCGCGGCGCTGCTCCGGCGCACCCTCGCCCTCCTCGGCCCGGCGCAGGGAGGCCAGGCGCGTGTCTGA
- the ruvC gene encoding crossover junction endodeoxyribonuclease RuvC — MTSSLRVLGIDPGLTRCGVGVVDVDGSRRGTLVHVGVIRSSPDAETGDRLAIVAAGIRAVIAEHRPDAVAVERVFAQQNTHSVMGTAQASGVALLIAAESGLPAATHTPSEVKAAVTGYGAADKRQVQTMIARILRLDALPQPADAADALAIALCHAWRRGGPAASGQGALTPAQRAWADAERVARSYVRATP, encoded by the coding sequence GTGACCTCCTCTCTGCGCGTCCTGGGCATCGACCCGGGGCTCACCCGGTGCGGCGTCGGCGTGGTCGACGTCGACGGCTCGCGCCGCGGCACGCTCGTCCATGTCGGGGTGATCCGGTCCTCGCCGGATGCGGAGACCGGCGATCGTCTCGCGATCGTCGCCGCCGGCATCCGTGCCGTGATCGCCGAGCATCGTCCGGATGCGGTGGCCGTCGAGCGTGTGTTCGCGCAGCAGAACACGCATTCGGTCATGGGGACGGCGCAGGCCAGCGGCGTGGCGCTGCTGATCGCCGCCGAGTCCGGGCTGCCGGCCGCCACGCACACGCCGAGCGAGGTCAAGGCCGCCGTGACCGGCTACGGCGCGGCCGACAAGCGGCAGGTGCAGACCATGATCGCGCGCATCCTGCGCCTGGACGCGCTCCCGCAGCCCGCGGATGCCGCCGACGCCCTCGCCATCGCCCTGTGCCATGCCTGGCGTCGAGGGGGCCCCGCAGCCTCCGGGCAGGGTGCGCTGACGCCCGCGCAGCGCGCCTGGGCCGACGCGGAGCGTGTCGCTCGTAGTTATGTTCGAGCAACCCCGTAG
- a CDS encoding YebC/PmpR family DNA-binding transcriptional regulator, translating into MSGHSKWATTKHKKAIIDSRRAKSWAKLIKNIEVAAKLGGPDLAGNPTLFDAVQKAKKTSVPKDNIDRAVKRGAGIGGEAVEYLSIMYEGYGPNGVALMIECLTDNKNRAAAEVRTALSRNGGTLADPGSVAYNFSRKGVIVVGSEGTTEDDVMMAALEAGAEEIEPHAEGFEVITEATDLVAVRSALQEAGIDYESADVEFVPNLKVEIDADTARKIFRLIDALEDSEDVQNVFTNFDLTPEVQAELENDEA; encoded by the coding sequence ATGTCCGGGCATTCCAAGTGGGCGACCACGAAGCACAAGAAGGCCATCATCGACTCCAGGCGCGCGAAGTCCTGGGCCAAGCTCATCAAGAACATCGAGGTCGCGGCGAAGCTCGGCGGCCCCGACCTCGCGGGCAACCCCACGCTCTTCGACGCGGTTCAGAAGGCCAAGAAGACCTCGGTCCCCAAGGACAACATCGACCGCGCGGTGAAGCGCGGTGCGGGCATCGGCGGCGAGGCCGTCGAGTACCTGTCGATCATGTACGAAGGCTACGGACCCAACGGCGTCGCCCTCATGATCGAGTGTCTGACCGACAACAAGAACCGCGCGGCCGCCGAGGTCCGCACGGCTCTCAGCCGCAACGGCGGCACGCTGGCCGACCCGGGCAGCGTCGCCTACAACTTCAGCCGCAAGGGCGTCATCGTCGTCGGCTCCGAGGGCACGACCGAGGACGACGTCATGATGGCGGCGCTCGAGGCCGGTGCCGAGGAGATCGAGCCGCACGCCGAGGGCTTCGAGGTCATCACCGAGGCGACCGACCTGGTGGCCGTGCGCTCGGCGCTCCAGGAGGCCGGCATCGACTACGAGTCGGCCGACGTGGAGTTCGTCCCGAACCTCAAGGTCGAGATCGACGCCGACACCGCCCGCAAGATCTTCCGCCTCATCGACGCGCTCGAAGACAGCGAAGACGTGCAGAACGTGTTCACCAACTTCGACCTCACCCCCGAGGTGCAGGCCGAACTGGAGAACGACGAGGCCTAG
- a CDS encoding pyridoxal phosphate-dependent decarboxylase family protein, which yields MAPDDRSRALDAAHHAALRFLDSVAERPVWPRASLDDMLAEFGGPLPDHGLDAAAVVEEMAVLADPGLVAIPGGRFFGFVIGGTHPAALAADWLVSAWDQNSGSSTLTPATVAMERVAGQWMLDLFGLPATASVGFVTGGQLANFTCLATARHAALARAGRDVAEQGFRGSPPLRFVVGADRHGSVDRAARFLGIGRAELTVVPSDDQGRMSADGLEQALVGGEGPLIVCLQAGEVHTGAFDDFAALIPIAHRHGAWVHIDGAFGLWAAASPALSHLTAGMADADSWATDAHKTLNVPYDCGMAIVRDPADSIAAFRTGGDYLIYSGLDPWDVTPELSRRARGVPAWAALRSLGRSGIAGLLDRLHANAVAMASGLAAIDAVQILNDVEYTQVMFRVDSDDATRALGAAILDEGTAALTGAEWRGRAALRCSMSSWATTPADIERTVQAIRALVAV from the coding sequence ATGGCTCCTGACGACAGGTCTCGTGCGCTCGACGCCGCGCATCACGCCGCGCTCCGCTTCCTGGACTCGGTCGCCGAGCGACCGGTGTGGCCTCGGGCATCACTCGACGACATGCTGGCCGAGTTCGGCGGCCCGCTCCCCGACCACGGACTGGACGCCGCGGCAGTGGTCGAGGAGATGGCCGTGCTGGCCGATCCCGGGCTCGTGGCGATCCCCGGCGGCCGATTCTTCGGCTTCGTGATCGGCGGCACCCATCCGGCAGCCCTGGCCGCGGACTGGCTCGTCTCGGCGTGGGATCAGAACTCGGGATCGTCGACCCTCACACCCGCCACGGTCGCGATGGAACGCGTCGCCGGGCAGTGGATGCTCGACCTCTTCGGTCTCCCGGCGACCGCCAGCGTCGGCTTCGTCACGGGTGGGCAGCTCGCCAACTTCACCTGCCTCGCCACCGCGCGGCACGCTGCGCTGGCGCGCGCGGGACGGGACGTCGCCGAGCAGGGATTCCGCGGTTCTCCCCCGCTGCGCTTCGTCGTCGGCGCCGACCGACACGGCTCCGTCGACCGCGCCGCACGCTTCCTCGGGATCGGGCGCGCGGAGCTGACGGTCGTCCCCTCGGACGACCAGGGACGCATGAGCGCCGATGGGCTCGAGCAGGCTCTCGTCGGCGGAGAGGGACCCCTCATCGTGTGTCTCCAGGCGGGAGAGGTGCACACCGGCGCCTTCGATGACTTCGCCGCGCTGATCCCGATCGCGCACCGACACGGCGCCTGGGTGCACATCGACGGGGCCTTCGGACTGTGGGCGGCGGCGTCTCCCGCCCTGAGCCATCTCACGGCCGGCATGGCGGATGCCGACTCCTGGGCGACCGACGCCCACAAGACGCTGAACGTGCCGTACGACTGCGGCATGGCGATCGTGCGCGATCCGGCCGACTCCATCGCCGCGTTCCGCACCGGAGGCGACTATCTGATCTATTCAGGGCTCGACCCGTGGGACGTCACCCCGGAGCTCTCGCGTCGAGCGCGCGGCGTGCCGGCGTGGGCAGCGCTCCGCAGCCTGGGACGTTCGGGGATCGCCGGGTTGCTGGACCGCCTGCACGCGAACGCCGTGGCCATGGCGTCCGGGCTCGCGGCGATCGATGCCGTGCAGATCCTGAACGACGTCGAGTACACCCAGGTGATGTTCCGCGTGGACTCCGACGACGCCACGCGAGCGCTCGGCGCCGCGATCTTGGACGAGGGCACCGCGGCGCTCACCGGCGCCGAGTGGCGAGGGCGCGCGGCTCTGCGCTGTTCGATGTCGTCCTGGGCGACGACCCCGGCCGACATCGAGCGCACCGTGCAGGCGATCCGCGCGCTGGTCGCCGTATAG
- a CDS encoding dienelactone hydrolase family protein, which produces MRRSRHITPADRSSDVRDGEPTPADSLRYLVHLPDEYDADPDRLWPLVLFLHGAGERGSDLDLAAVHGPPSLADAGHEFPFILVTPQCAESSQWVTELSTLSVLLDEVVAAHRIDPARVSVTGLSMGGYGTWSLAVRYPDRFAAIAPVCGGLWMQSAAPISSLPVWAFHGDADDVVPISATEQIVTELRSLDADARFTRYAGVGHDSWTETYENPELYDWLLSQRRAS; this is translated from the coding sequence ATGCGCCGATCGCGACACATCACTCCTGCCGACCGCTCATCGGACGTCCGCGACGGCGAGCCGACACCGGCGGACTCCTTGCGATACCTCGTGCATCTGCCGGACGAGTACGACGCCGATCCGGACCGGCTCTGGCCTCTCGTCCTGTTCCTGCACGGTGCGGGCGAACGCGGCTCCGACCTCGACCTCGCCGCGGTGCACGGCCCACCGAGCTTGGCGGACGCCGGCCACGAGTTCCCCTTCATCCTCGTCACGCCCCAGTGCGCCGAGTCGAGTCAGTGGGTCACCGAGCTCTCGACCCTGTCCGTCCTGCTCGATGAGGTCGTCGCCGCACACCGCATCGATCCCGCCCGCGTCTCGGTGACCGGACTCAGCATGGGCGGATACGGGACCTGGAGCCTGGCGGTGCGCTACCCGGATCGGTTCGCCGCGATCGCGCCCGTCTGCGGCGGACTGTGGATGCAGAGCGCGGCGCCGATCAGCAGCCTGCCCGTCTGGGCGTTTCACGGCGACGCCGACGATGTCGTGCCGATCTCCGCCACCGAGCAGATCGTGACGGAGCTCCGATCGCTCGACGCCGACGCGCGGTTCACGCGATACGCGGGCGTCGGTCACGATTCCTGGACCGAGACGTACGAGAACCCCGAGCTCTACGACTGGCTGCTCTCCCAGCGGCGCGCGTCCTGA
- a CDS encoding phosphotransferase, with translation MNAGADRLRPAWASLPLPLRAQIVAAIGGDFVTNEPAHGGFSASYAGVVTTTAGHAFVKASAADWHADSLLFLREEMRTLAHLPTPIAPRLLAAVDDAVGAALVIEAIDGHHPGEPWTIQDLHAVARALRTLATTPAPTEMPRAEDHMVPGFTRWKEIAADPHLLGALPHDLPALMPQLLRLEEGFGDALHGDVIVHDDVRADNILISDGRAHLLDWPHARRGAAWIDLPCLLPSVEASGGPSCEEAWASSKSTVRHPRPPCSP, from the coding sequence ATGAACGCAGGAGCGGACCGCCTCCGACCCGCCTGGGCCAGTCTTCCCCTCCCCCTCCGTGCGCAGATCGTCGCGGCGATCGGCGGCGATTTCGTGACGAACGAACCCGCTCACGGCGGCTTCAGCGCCTCGTACGCGGGTGTCGTGACGACCACCGCCGGTCACGCGTTCGTCAAGGCCTCTGCTGCCGATTGGCACGCGGACTCCCTGCTCTTCCTTCGCGAGGAGATGCGCACGCTCGCTCATCTGCCGACCCCGATCGCCCCGCGCCTTCTCGCCGCCGTCGACGATGCCGTGGGTGCCGCACTCGTCATCGAGGCGATCGATGGGCACCACCCGGGCGAGCCGTGGACCATCCAGGACCTGCACGCCGTGGCGCGCGCGCTGCGAACCCTGGCGACCACCCCCGCACCGACGGAGATGCCCCGGGCGGAGGACCATATGGTCCCGGGCTTCACCCGCTGGAAGGAGATCGCGGCGGACCCGCACCTCCTCGGCGCACTGCCACACGATCTGCCGGCTCTTATGCCGCAGCTCCTACGCCTCGAAGAGGGCTTCGGCGACGCACTGCACGGCGACGTCATCGTGCACGACGACGTGCGCGCCGACAACATCCTGATCAGCGACGGGCGAGCACACCTGCTGGACTGGCCGCACGCGCGCCGGGGGGCAGCGTGGATCGACCTGCCCTGTCTGCTGCCGAGCGTCGAGGCGTCCGGCGGGCCGTCCTGCGAGGAAGCATGGGCGTCTTCCAAGAGCACGGTGCGCCACCCCAGGCCGCCCTGCTCCCCGTGA
- the pdxT gene encoding pyridoxal 5'-phosphate synthase glutaminase subunit PdxT, protein MAGNTRVGVLALQGDVREHAALLAGLGADVVLVRRREELASVDGLVLPGGESSVIDKLSRIFGIQGPIRERIAAGLPVYGTCAGLILLADTVLDGIDGQESFGGMDVEVRRNAFGRQTESFETELDVPVLGERAVRATFIRAPIVERVGSHVDVLASLADGTIVAVEQGSLLGTSFHPEVDGETRFHERFLEKARAFAGVGAR, encoded by the coding sequence GTGGCTGGTAACACCCGCGTCGGAGTGCTCGCGCTGCAGGGCGACGTGCGCGAGCACGCCGCCCTGCTCGCGGGCCTCGGTGCCGACGTCGTGCTCGTGCGTCGCCGCGAGGAGCTGGCCTCGGTCGACGGGCTCGTGCTCCCCGGCGGCGAGTCCAGCGTGATCGACAAGCTGTCCCGCATCTTCGGCATACAGGGTCCGATCCGCGAGCGCATCGCGGCGGGACTTCCGGTCTACGGGACGTGCGCGGGGCTCATCCTCCTCGCCGACACCGTGCTCGACGGGATCGACGGGCAGGAGTCCTTCGGCGGGATGGACGTCGAGGTGCGCCGCAACGCCTTCGGACGGCAGACCGAGTCGTTCGAGACGGAACTCGACGTCCCGGTGCTGGGGGAGCGGGCCGTGCGGGCGACGTTCATCCGCGCGCCGATCGTCGAACGCGTCGGGTCGCACGTGGACGTGCTGGCCTCGCTCGCGGACGGCACGATCGTCGCCGTCGAGCAGGGGAGTCTCCTCGGCACGAGCTTCCATCCCGAGGTCGACGGGGAGACACGCTTCCACGAGCGCTTCCTCGAGAAGGCACGTGCGTTCGCGGGAGTCGGCGCCCGATAG
- the pdxS gene encoding pyridoxal 5'-phosphate synthase lyase subunit PdxS — protein sequence MTEQTTTGSPRVKRGLAEMLKGGVIMDVVTAEQAKIAEDAGAVAVMALERVPADIRAQGGVSRMSDPDMIDSIIDAVSIPVMAKARIGHFVEAQVLQELGVDYIDESEVLSPADYVNHIDKYGFTVPFVCGATNLGEALRRINEGAAMIRSKGEAGTGDVSEAMKHIRKIRGEIAALTALPKDELFVAAKELQAPYELVAEIAETGKLPVVLFVAGGVATPADAAMMMQLGADGVFVGSGIFKSGNPVERAKAIVKATTFYDDAKVIAEVSRGLGEAMVGINVSDLPAPHRLAERGW from the coding sequence ATGACCGAGCAGACCACCACCGGATCCCCGCGCGTCAAGCGCGGCCTCGCCGAGATGCTCAAGGGCGGCGTCATCATGGACGTCGTCACGGCCGAGCAGGCGAAGATCGCCGAAGACGCCGGAGCCGTCGCCGTCATGGCGCTCGAGCGCGTGCCCGCCGACATCCGCGCTCAGGGCGGCGTCTCGCGCATGAGCGACCCCGACATGATCGACAGCATCATCGACGCGGTCTCCATCCCGGTGATGGCGAAGGCCCGTATCGGACACTTCGTCGAGGCACAGGTCCTGCAGGAGCTCGGCGTCGACTACATCGACGAGTCCGAGGTGCTCTCGCCCGCGGACTACGTCAACCACATCGACAAGTACGGCTTCACGGTGCCGTTCGTGTGCGGTGCCACCAACCTGGGCGAGGCGCTGCGCCGCATCAACGAGGGCGCCGCGATGATCCGCTCCAAGGGCGAGGCCGGCACCGGCGACGTCTCCGAGGCGATGAAGCACATCCGCAAGATCCGCGGCGAGATCGCCGCCCTCACGGCCCTGCCGAAGGACGAGCTGTTCGTCGCGGCCAAGGAGCTGCAGGCGCCCTATGAGCTCGTGGCCGAGATCGCCGAGACCGGCAAGCTCCCCGTCGTGCTCTTCGTGGCCGGAGGGGTCGCGACCCCGGCGGATGCCGCGATGATGATGCAGCTCGGCGCCGACGGCGTCTTCGTCGGATCGGGCATCTTCAAGTCCGGCAACCCGGTCGAGCGCGCCAAGGCGATCGTCAAGGCGACGACGTTCTACGACGACGCCAAGGTCATCGCCGAGGTCTCGCGCGGTCTCGGAGAGGCGATGGTCGGCATCAACGTCAGCGACCTTCCCGCACCCCACCGGCTCGCCGAGCGTGGCTGGTAA
- a CDS encoding aminotransferase class I/II-fold pyridoxal phosphate-dependent enzyme, whose protein sequence is MSDQITGTTASEIADSVRALRDRGILQPGSLLPPVRELAATLGVNRNTAVAAYRQLAQAGLVISRGRAGTVVAGLETVAQEGYAPDTVLRDIGTGNPDPRLIPDPAPALMTIASRPVLYGEPVIDRGLDEWARRWIATDLDDVDFRITITSGAVDAVERLLAQALMRDDAVALEDPCFLASIHTVRLGGYRAVPVPVDSEGMTVDGLRAALDAGVRAVICTPRAQNPTGASLTATRAAELRAVLADHPYVLIIEDDHFSMLSQRPYESLIGPDHRRFALVRSVSKFLGPDMCLAIAATDAETAERLAMRLSPGTTWVSHLLQRLALTQLTDESVMAEVAGAAAHYAERNTAFADRLRAGGIDATASDGLSLWVELGQPARTVADRLMRRGWLARTGDDFALDDRADPSHHLRLTVHDLSDDDAEALVADLVAAGR, encoded by the coding sequence ATGAGCGACCAGATCACAGGCACCACCGCGTCGGAGATCGCCGACAGCGTGCGGGCGTTGCGCGACCGCGGAATCCTCCAGCCCGGCAGCCTGCTGCCGCCGGTGCGGGAGCTGGCGGCCACGCTCGGCGTCAACCGCAACACCGCCGTCGCCGCGTACCGGCAGCTCGCACAGGCCGGCCTGGTGATCTCGCGCGGCCGCGCCGGCACGGTCGTGGCCGGACTCGAGACGGTGGCGCAGGAGGGCTACGCCCCCGACACCGTTCTGCGCGACATCGGCACGGGCAACCCCGACCCGCGCCTCATCCCCGACCCGGCACCGGCCCTGATGACCATCGCCTCGCGCCCCGTGCTGTACGGAGAGCCTGTGATCGATCGCGGACTCGACGAGTGGGCGCGGCGGTGGATCGCGACCGACCTGGACGACGTCGACTTCCGCATCACCATCACCAGCGGAGCCGTCGACGCGGTCGAGCGGCTGCTCGCACAGGCCCTGATGCGCGACGACGCGGTGGCCCTCGAGGACCCCTGCTTCCTGGCGAGCATCCACACCGTGCGACTGGGCGGCTACCGCGCGGTCCCGGTGCCCGTCGACTCCGAGGGCATGACCGTGGACGGGCTGCGCGCGGCGCTGGACGCGGGTGTCCGCGCCGTCATCTGCACCCCGCGGGCGCAGAACCCGACCGGAGCGAGCCTCACCGCGACGCGGGCGGCGGAGCTGCGCGCTGTGCTCGCCGACCACCCGTACGTGCTGATCATCGAGGACGACCACTTCTCGATGCTGTCCCAGCGGCCCTACGAGTCGCTCATCGGGCCCGACCACCGCCGGTTCGCGCTCGTCCGATCGGTGTCGAAGTTCCTCGGCCCCGACATGTGCCTCGCGATCGCCGCGACCGATGCCGAGACGGCCGAGCGCCTCGCGATGCGGCTGAGCCCCGGCACCACCTGGGTCAGCCACCTGCTCCAGCGCCTCGCGCTGACGCAGCTGACCGACGAGTCCGTGATGGCCGAGGTCGCCGGCGCGGCCGCGCACTACGCGGAGCGGAACACCGCCTTCGCGGATCGACTGCGCGCCGGAGGCATCGACGCGACGGCATCCGACGGGCTGAGCCTGTGGGTCGAGCTCGGGCAGCCCGCCCGGACCGTCGCCGACCGTCTGATGCGGCGCGGGTGGCTCGCGCGCACCGGCGACGACTTCGCCCTCGACGACCGCGCCGACCCGTCGCACCATCTGCGCCTGACCGTGCACGACCTGTCCGACGACGATGCCGAGGCACTCGTCGCCGACCTCGTCGCCGCCGGGCGATGA
- the pdxY gene encoding pyridoxal kinase PdxY — MKILSIQSAVAYGHVGNSAAVFPLQRIGVEVLPVYTVNFSNHTGYGAWRGPLIAPDDVREVITGIEERGVFGGIDAILSGYQGGEGIGDVIIDAVARVKAANPNALYACDPVMGNAKSGCFVAPAIPVLLRERVVPVADIITPNQFELGFLTDTEPDTLESTLASVDLAHAMGPRTVLVTSVERPDREEGTIEMLAADEHGAWIVQTPHLPMKANGSGDVTAALFTAHYVETGSAKTALERTASSVYDLLKATLESGERELQLVEAQEFYANPQMQFTARQVR, encoded by the coding sequence ATGAAGATCCTCTCCATCCAGTCGGCCGTGGCCTACGGTCACGTCGGCAACTCCGCCGCCGTCTTCCCGCTGCAGCGCATCGGCGTCGAGGTGCTCCCGGTCTACACCGTGAACTTCTCCAACCACACCGGATACGGCGCGTGGCGCGGACCCCTGATCGCCCCGGACGACGTGCGCGAGGTGATCACCGGCATCGAGGAGCGTGGTGTCTTCGGCGGCATCGATGCCATCCTCAGCGGCTACCAGGGCGGCGAGGGCATCGGCGACGTGATCATCGACGCGGTCGCCCGCGTGAAGGCCGCCAACCCGAATGCCCTGTACGCGTGCGACCCGGTGATGGGCAACGCGAAGTCCGGGTGCTTCGTCGCCCCGGCCATCCCGGTGCTCCTGCGCGAACGCGTGGTGCCGGTCGCCGACATCATCACGCCGAACCAGTTCGAGCTCGGCTTCCTCACCGACACCGAGCCGGACACGCTGGAGTCGACGCTCGCCTCGGTCGACCTCGCGCACGCGATGGGTCCGCGCACGGTGCTCGTGACGAGCGTGGAGCGCCCGGATCGCGAAGAGGGCACGATCGAGATGCTCGCCGCCGATGAGCATGGTGCCTGGATCGTGCAGACCCCGCACCTGCCGATGAAGGCGAACGGCTCGGGCGATGTCACGGCGGCACTGTTCACCGCGCACTACGTCGAGACCGGGAGCGCCAAGACCGCGCTCGAGCGCACCGCGTCCAGCGTCTACGACCTGCTCAAGGCCACGCTGGAGTCCGGTGAGCGCGAGCTGCAGCTCGTCGAGGCGCAGGAGTTCTACGCCAACCCGCAGATGCAGTTCACCGCGCGTCAGGTGCGCTGA
- a CDS encoding HIT family protein, with the protein MTEGEQPLEDAGLLAGVPDEFQRLWTPHRMAYIQAGPEPLREECPFCEAPKFPDAERLVVARGRTAYVLLNLFPYNSGHLLVCPYRHIATYDQATPEEVAEIGALTQTAMRVLRGVARCDGFNLGMNQGAVAGAGVDAHLHQHVVPRWTSDANFFPIIAKTKALPQLLGEVREAVAAAWPQPEA; encoded by the coding sequence GTGACCGAGGGGGAGCAGCCGCTGGAGGACGCCGGACTCCTCGCCGGAGTGCCGGACGAGTTCCAGCGGCTGTGGACCCCGCACCGGATGGCGTACATCCAGGCGGGACCGGAGCCGCTCCGTGAGGAGTGCCCGTTCTGCGAGGCGCCGAAGTTCCCCGATGCCGAGCGCCTGGTCGTGGCGCGGGGCCGGACGGCCTACGTGCTGCTGAACCTGTTCCCGTACAACTCCGGGCACCTGCTCGTCTGCCCGTACCGCCACATCGCGACGTACGATCAGGCGACCCCCGAGGAGGTCGCCGAGATCGGCGCGCTCACGCAGACCGCGATGCGGGTGCTGCGCGGGGTGGCACGGTGCGACGGCTTCAACCTCGGGATGAACCAGGGCGCGGTGGCCGGGGCCGGTGTCGACGCCCACCTGCACCAGCACGTGGTGCCGCGGTGGACCTCGGACGCCAACTTCTTCCCGATCATCGCGAAGACCAAGGCGCTGCCGCAGCTCCTCGGCGAAGTGCGGGAGGCCGTGGCGGCAGCCTGGCCGCAGCCGGAAGCCTGA